The sequence below is a genomic window from Rhinopithecus roxellana isolate Shanxi Qingling chromosome 7, ASM756505v1, whole genome shotgun sequence.
GCTATCTTTCCTTGTTTAGGATCAGGATTCCCATTTCCTCCATGTGGAAGCACAAGAGAACCAATAAACTCAAAATCTCCAAGAAATCAAAATAAGtcacattttaattataaagtataaaGCAAAGTTTCATTGCAGCCGAAAGTCAGTATCCATCAACTACTCAGTCATCTTCACAGGGATCACTTCAGAACACACTTGTCTGTAAGATAATCTGGCTCccgaaattaatatttttttaaaaaattgtactaGTATTGTCTAATCAGATTAGAAAATTTAACTAGGCCAGGCTCACTGcctatttattaattataaaacattcaTCTGCCATGGTCTCTGTCCTGAGATTATCTAGTCACAAGATTAGAACACTTGAGTGATCCATTCCACAGCTTTTCTGTGTGCCTTATCTCCAGCCAAAGTAAAAGTAGCACTCTGTTTACCCAGCTATGTCACCCATCTGGTATCCACCCTCTAGGGAAATCAATCAGGTGGTTCCCCTGGGAATAACGGAACTCCAATCTCATCTGTTACTTTCCTTGGGCTGAGTAAATTGTACTCAGCTCCTTCCATCCGCCGACATAATgaggatatgattttttttttttcacccagttTGGGTCTATCCCATAAGTAACTTTCTATTTCTCCCTGTCCCTTCTAAATCCAAACCTAGTCCAAATCCAAACCTAATTTTTTACCTAATTTTCTAGATTGCTGCTTGTCTGCTGCAGTTGGCCTGGGAATGATGGGATGAACCTCTGCAGTCTTTAAAAACAAGCCCAAGTCCTTGTGGCCCaagaacatttatcatttgtgttgcCAAGTCAGCTCATATTCGTAACTTGGCAGTTGGAGTCCCAGACTAGGAGTGGGAAAAAGCATGGCAGCGGCCCCACGCTTGAATACGCACATCGATTCTGTCAAGAAGAATGAGATGTTCTAAGCCTAGAGATGTGGAAAGATAAGATTAATTCAGCTATAGAAATAGGATCGGGGTGAACTTGATATGATACTCACTGACCTAATTGCTTCGGTTTACTGTCATTATCAGAGACTCCAAGCCTGACCCCTAGAATCActtgaaagaaacagaaatcccATGGAAGCTGAGACCTGTCCTTAGCTGAATGCTTGTTGGCACAAAGTTGATATTCACAATATCAACTTTCAACCAATCCCCAGTTTTCATACTGCTTAAAGCCGGACATTAGAACAGGAGCTGGGAACTCTTACTATTGCTGTATCCTTGAAAATTATAAGGAAATGTGGTGCTAGAAATGGAGTTCTACGACTTCTCTTCATCTGCAATTCAGTGAATTTCTGACTTCCAGATGCCCTTATATTCATTCTCTGGATAATCTCACAAGAGTTTTCAAAGCCCTCAAGGAAATGAGTTTTCACTGGAGAAAATAATGCTAGTGACTGCAGGTGAATGAGTTCCCCGCTCCCCCACCAGATTACTTAAGGCTGTATGTCTGCTGCCCTGAACCCTGAAGGCCAGGTGGTGATCCAAGGCCATGCATGGTGCCCAGCTTAGGAGCCAAGGTGTCCGTGAGAACCAAAACATCCCAGGGCGTACTGGGAAACATACCAAGAAAAAGAGTCTCATTGCATATGGAAGGCCAAAGAGCCAGAAAATTAGCATAAAATCAGCTTGCAGAGGAGTGTCAGGGCAGATCCCCAGAGCTGTCCTGCTGCCACCCAGGAATGCCCCATACGTAAGTCCCAATAAATTCATCTACTTATCAAGTTGAACTTGTCCGGGTCATTCTTTGGTCCCTTAGCTCCTTCCCAGTTTTGAGGGGGCATTATTCTATACAGTCCCAGGATTTTCCCTTACCAGCACCTGATGCCCAGATTCCAGCTCAGGCAAGCATACTGAAGAATGATCAGCCAGTGAAGGGAAAACGGAGGGCCCACTGGATTCTCACTCAGCTAGTTAGGGGATGAGGGTGCAGAACCTGACTTTGGCTAGAACACAGGAGGAACTGAAATTTTCTTGCAGCTCAGAAGTTTATTAGTGAAGGGGATTGGGCCATTTGGTGTTTACATGCTTGACCCCTGCATCCCTGTGTCCTGGTTGTAGCAAGGAAGAGGGCTGAGTGTTCGACTAACCACAGGTGATGTCCTCCCAGAAACATGCTGACCTCTCTCTCCTGGATCCCTGTTGCCATGGCTGGGGTCCAGCACTATCAGTTATGCTCCACAACTGTTTCTTGTGCTTGAGCTGGATGGATGATGTTTTTTAGGATCTCAGCATAGTATGGGCCAAATACCTGCTGATTATGATGCATCAGATTGAGAAACTTCCAGCCCAGTTCTGCCAACTCCCTTTCGATGAGAATGAGGCCTCCAGGAAAGTGTAGCAGAGACTCCTGCATGCCATGAAGCAAACAGCATTTGAGAAACAAACGGATCCGCTGATCTGGGAGCAGGGGTAAACAATGAAAAGAGGAACAAACAAGGTTCAGAAGAAATTCACAATGCCTTTGCCCTATCTGCTCACCAAAGTTTTGCGTTAACCGAGTTATTCACTGACCTCTCCGCTCATTCAGGTAAACTCTATACATgcgatttttgtttgtttgggggagTGGAATGCCATCAAGCTCCCAAAGGACAGTGCATGATCAAAAGATGCTGAGGTAGTAAATTTCTGGGGGGTTCATAAGATTATGTAGCTGGACATGAGATCCTAGTGCACATTTAACTTAATAAGAGGACTATAGACCCGGTACCTGAAAGTAACAACACATGTTGCAACCAGCGCACCACGTTCAGGCCCATACACCCAATCCAGGCTACGATCAGACGCTAAAGTTCAAAGCAAACTGGCCAAGTGCACTGCTTCCATTCCAGCATGGAACATACCCTACAGCCTAACTCAGCATCACTTCCATGGAGAGGCGTAGGGGCCCAAATGGTAGCTTAAAGCATAGGatagagaaagggtttctccaTATATCTGGACCGACATCTAGAATATGCCCTGGaacgggctgggtgtggtggctcacgtatgtaatcccagcactttgggagtgcgaggcaggcgtatcacgaggtcaggagttcgagaccaaccgggccaacatggtgaaaccccatctctactaaaaatacaaaaaaatcagccaggcatggtggcacctgcctgtagtcccagctactcgggaggctgaagcagtagaatcgcttgaactcggaaggttgaggttacagtgagcctagatcgtgccacttcactccaacttggacaacagagtgagattttgtctcaaaaaaaaaaaaaagaagaagaaaagaagagaagagaaaaaagaaaataccaggaATGACTTCGTAGGGTTACTGTGACAGTATCCAACACCTGTGAATGACATATCTTGGGTGCAGAGCCGCCTCCAAACCATACATGCATTCTCCAAATTGAAAAAGATCTATTTGAACCGTGCAcattatagacaaggaaactaaAGCGAACAACTTTCCAAATGATcatgccttttcatttttaaatggttaggTAACTCACTTTCAGGGTAAGGTCtacccacctccccccacccgcCCACATTCTTGCCACTTTTCTGCACTGCGACCATGGGGATTCTTACCAACAATGCTCCGaatgcagttttctttcttggtGATGTTCTGGAGTTGGCCTAGAAGAGATGCTGTGTTTTCACTGCTCAGAGTAGTGAGGCCCATGTCCTCAAGGCCTTGATGGATTTCCTGAGACACCTGTTCACTCACACTCAGCATAGTCTCTTCAGGCCTAGATAATGAGGGATAGAATGCAGAGTGGGCTTGGCAGAGGGACAAAGTCCGGAGAGCCTCATACCACAAACCAGGCCTATTCCAGGAAGAATTCCGGCTCTCTGCCACCAGAAGACAGCATTAGCCACCGGGCAGATGACATACACTCATTGTTACCCACAAGGTACCACTTGATCCAAACATACAGCACCATACGCCACTTCGATGAAAACAAAGTAAATTGGGCAAGGGCTCGGTTCCATCCTTGGATCTACTCAGCATTCTCCAGTCCCATCAActgtatttaaatattgttttaagacTCTATTGGATATTTTTCACGGTTTTTCTCCTACCCCACCAATTAAATTGCAAATAAATTAAGAGGCCTGGACTTCCAACTCCTCCTTTTACTTTGGTATAATATCCCTGCCCCCACATGCAGTGAATGGTCACTATCACTGACCAACTGATCAACTTCTGGATACACATAGCACAAATCCACTGTCATTCAATCAAGTATATAATGATGCATTTTTAGCAAGCACATAAGGAATATTTGCAGCAAACTGGCTTCCACACTCTCCTCTttggaaaataagttttattttctgtatcccAAACCTCAATACAACTTATCAAAGATACCAAAATCTTTGCAGATCGTTTCCAAGGGCCTTTGTGTGGTTTGTGATGAAGAATAAGCAATAATAGTATTGATATTACCTATATCCCAAATACCACACATTTTTCCCTCTAACAGAGATCTACGAATCTTACCTGGAGATAAATTCCTCAGTTAGGGCCTTGGTGATGCATTTCAGTCTATCCACAAATTCAGGTGAGCTGAATAAAATTTCACCAGAGAAGCTTCTGGCCACTAGCAAGACTGAGGCCAGGACAGTTAACTGGTGCAACTGGAACGCCATTTCCTGGAGCCGGGTTCTGTCCATCAGCAGAGTCTGGTGAGGGAGCGAAGGACAGCCCATCAGAAGAGGAGGGTTTGAATGGAGGCACTGAATAGCATAGAACAAGGCAATGCCCCAACACACATCCCTACCTCAGGGAATTCTTCGTTCTCAGGATCCCAGAGGAGGAGGTTCAGGTAGCCTTGGTATAGCACCATTGTTGGACTCGGGGGCTCTGAGTTGTTACCTGCCCCGTTTGGAAGTGAACACGCCACGCTGCGAGAGGAGCTAGGTGAGTCAGGAGAACTCGGACATGGTGTAGTGatgtctgtggctgctttggtTAGCCATTTTGTGGTATAATCGAGGAGACCTATGACGAGAAGGAAATATGCATCTTAAAATTCCAAGGCTTGAAGAGGACAGCTTTGAGACATACTCCTGGTCTATAAAGAAGTGATTTTGTAGATCTTTCTATCTTAGAGAAACACTCCTTCTCCCTACCCCTTGCCCAAGGAAGAATCTTTCttttcaagaaatagaaaatagccTCTATTGCTATAAGAAGGCAGACCTGAGGTCAAATTTCCCCTCTCCTGCCCTTAAATTTTAAACATACTGGGCTGTTTATCAAGGAGTTCCTGGAATTTAGCTTGTTCATACTGGATGGAATGCTCCTGCAGGTAAGGTCGAAAGCTCTGGATGGTATAGTTCACCATGTCCATTTCATTAGGCCCAGAACACGGAAGATGCCCCTGCCATAGGGAGAAACAAAACATTTACACTATTAAAGGAAATCTAGTGTGGAAGGGTGGAATCCAAGCAAGGAGCCATAAAAGCAGAGTATCTGAGAGTTAGAAAAAGCCTTAAAAACAAATAGTCCTACTTCAACTTATGAATAATGGTACTGTGGCCAGTGACCCAAGGCCATAGAGTGAGTTGATGGCAAAACTAAGGACAGTTATACCTCCTGACACTTTAACTACCATATTAGAGGTCTTTCGCCTGTAGTCATTTTGTTACCTTAAAAAAAAGGGTAGTCAGTGAAAGGAAAATCACCAAGGTGTTAACAGTTATATGTGGGTAGCTGGGATGTGGGTGACTGAATTTCTAACTCATTGAGCAGATCATTTTACTATTCCAGGTCCTGGTTCTTCTAGCTGTGAAACACAGATAATCCTCTTTCCTGTCCCCTCACAAGGTTTGAGTTGGGACAAACAGGACAACATCTGGGAAGAGGCAATTTGCAATCTATAGGAGAAAGAATTACTGTACCTTAATGTCTTAACAGTATCATGACATAAAGGAGACCCAACTGATCTAAAGATCATCAAAGGAACCCTGGGAGACTGTCCTTGGAAAATAAAAGCCAGTAATCCAGAAAGGAGAAAAGGTGTGTTAGTCAGGTCATCAGTACACAAGAGCTAGCAAGAGCTAGATAAGACGGGGGCTATATCACAGCATCTGGCTCAGAGTTCTCCAGCACAGTGTCTAAGGCAGATTTGGGGGACAGCACATCTAGACTCTCACCTCAGTAACTGCACTGGATCTGTTATGGCCTCTAGTTTCTGTATCGCTTCATCTCGAACTGGTGCACATAGCAGAGTCATCAAATTGAGAATGTAGTTAGAAAGATGAGGGACATCCAGGGCCCCATGTTCTGCTTCCTGCTTGAGGAGATCTGTGTCCAGAGCTtcttctatctcatttcttaggcgGTTCTGCCATGGTAATAGCAGTGATAGCAAGGTCTGCCCAACAAAGGAAATCAAAGGAGCCAAGTTCTGTTTAGAACCTCAAACTTTCTCCAGTGAACTATATTCTTAGGCCAAAGGCATCCCAGATTATGTCTTCTGGCCGGGggggggggttggggtggggtgtgagggggggagggggggcagAAACCTGAGTCTCTAAGTCTCTTAGagagtattatttctttttgtttagaggACAATTACCATTCAAGGTTTCATTGGGATCAGTTATATTAgtagtcattattattttttaggtaGAATGaggtaaaaatatgaataaaaataagaacgTGATTTTAAATGTGTAGGATATTAGAAATATGAAATACACACCACCACAAGGAGATGAGGCATTCTTAATAAAGGATAAGGACATTTTTAGATTGTTTTACTCCAAAGTGTGAGGATAAAATAGCAAATTAGGAATCTTTAAGGTTCCCTTGAAATAGCCTTTTGACTCAAACAGGTAAGTTGCTTGTGGGCAAGGGCTCTCCTATTCATCTCTGGGCTTCTGAAACACATAGACCATAGTGGGGTTTCAGTAAGAATTTGTTTATTTGAGTTATATATTGTTACAGTAATCGCCCAATGGTCAAGTTTCATCTCATACAAATAAAATGGAAGCTGCCCTATCCCATCTATTTAAGTAGTAGGTCACGTTTTAAAAAAAGTATGCTACTTGATATATTAATAGCCATTGACGATCCAAGGTTCTGAGATGCCCAGGAACTTCCCATCCACGAATGGGAGTTGGTTACTCACCTCCTTAACATCTTTTAGAAGTTCAAGAGCACAGGTGAAGTCAGGAGGAGTACTCAATAGTTGTTCCTTCAGATGGTTCCAAAAAGCATTGTACATTGCCTCCGCAAACCTGCCTTCTACACTATAAGAAGGGTTAAATGAGCAGATTGCTCTTTACCTAGAGAATTGATACAGGATCATAATTTCCCAAACAACAGTTAAAATTATGAAAGACTATTAAATTGACAGGCTAGGAGGACCTATGTTTACACTTGAGAAGGGCTGAAAAAACTGAAGTTAGTCTCAGATGGAAAAGCATTGGCTAAATTCTCTCAGAAGGGTACCTCAGGGTTCCAGAGACGCTCTCTTCCTGCAGCAGAAGAACCATAAACTAGGAGTTGAGACTCTGACTTCTAACACTAGTTCTGCATCTAGCCTGGATGTGTGACTTAGTTTCCACAGCCAGAGACGTAAAACTTTGAACCAGATGCTGTTTTTCCTTCAGGCCTGAAATCTAGGAAAGGATTTTATCTCTTGATAATACTTGAAGGTCTTTTGAGACACTTTAAATTCAGCAAGCTCAaaactgaactcctgatcttCCTTCTTTATATTTGTTCCTCACGTATACTTAGTTCTGTAACCAGAAATCTGagactttttctctttaaaaaatgtaacagtaggccgggcgtggtggctcacccctgtaatcccagcattttgcgaggccgaggcgggcggataacaaggtcaagagtttgagaccatcctggccaacatggtgaaaccccgtctctactaaaaacacaaaaattagctgggcgtcgtggcaggcgcctgtagtctcagctactcgggaggctgaggcaggagaattgcttaaacacgggagacagagtttgcagtgagctgaaacagcaccactgcgctccagcctggtgacagagcgagactcgatctcaaaaatatatatacacacatatatatgtgtgtgtgtgtgtatatatgtatatgtataacacatatctgtgtgtgtatatatgtatatacacatatctgtgtgggtatatatgtatatgtatatacacatatcagTGTGGGTATCTGTGTATAcacatatctgtgtatatatatgcatatgtgtatacacatacctgtgtgtgtatatgcatatgtgtatacacatatctgtgtgtatatatgtatatgtgtatacacatatctgtgtgtatatatgtgtatgtatacacatatctgtgtgtgtatgtgtacacatatgtgtgtgtatgtgtatgtatacacatatatgttgtgtgtgaatgtatacacacacacgtgtgtatttgtatgtatacacgtatatatgtgtgtatgtctaagtatacatgtatgtgtgtacatatagatatatgtacatatatgtgtacgtatagatatatgtatatgtacatatgcacatacacatatgtatatgtacatatgcacatacacacatgtgtagatatacacatacacatgcacatatatgtatatatacacatatacacacacccatatgtgtgtgtatgtatatctatacacacacatatatgtgtatgtatatgtatatgcatatacacacatatgggtatgtgtatatgtgtatatatacatataagtgtatgtgtatgtgtatatctacacatgtgtgtatgtgcatatgtacatatacatatatctatatgtacacatgcatatatgtatgtgtatgtgtatatgtacacatacatatataatagtaaTGTATGCTTTCTCTTTACAAAAACACAAgtgattaataaatatatgaaataaaaattcaacgtTTCTCCTCCAACACAACAATCTAACCTGTGAAAGTTCAACTATTATCTATCTGGTATGTACTGCAGCCCTTCGTAATTCCTTTCCCCTCATGTCTTTTATCCACTCAGTCACCAAATTCCAGAGATTTTGCTTCATAAATATCTCTGGAATCAGTCCCCACCCACAGTCATCTCTTTCCCGAACTATTGCTATGGTCTATTAAATGGCCACCTTCTACCTACAAAACCTTACCCCAACAATGATACATATTTTTGATAAAATCAATGAGTTTTCCAAGATAGAAATCTGATCATAATAGCATACTCATTTAAAGTTTTTCAGAAGCTGCCTGTCTCTAGCAGTGTACGTGGCCTTTAAGACCCTTCACGATCCTATTCTGCCACTTCTCCTACCTtaactttctttctcctcctacGTCCTGTGCTCTAACAATAACAGTCcacttataattaatatataattgtcTTCCATCCCTCTATGCCTCTGAAATGACATTTCCTCTTCCAGGAGAGTCCCTTCTCCCCTAAACCACCTGAAAGACTCAATTCAAGTGTTACCTTATTAAGAAAGTCttcaccggccgggcgcggtggctcaagcctgtaatcccagcaatttgggaggctgagacgggcgggtcacgaggtcaggagatcgagaccatcctggctaacatggtgaaaccccgtctctactaaaaaatacaaaaaactagccgggcgaggtggcgggcgcctgtagtcccagctactcgggaggctgaggcaggagaatggcataaacccgggaggcggagcttgcgatgagctgagatgcggccactgcactccagcccgggcgacagagcgagactttgtctccaaaaaaaaaaaaaaaaaaaaaaagaaagtcttcacCAACCTTCCCCAGGCAGCTGAGCACTGCATAGAACTCCACGCACTAAATATGAGGTAACTTATCACTCTGCACAGTAGCTATTTGACTATCTTCCCTACAGAAGCCTTTTGATGGCAAAGATAGTGACTCACTCAACTATATGTCTTCAGCTACATTCTGCCTTCCACctaataagtactcaataaatgtttgttgaataaattactGATTATGAGATTTCCCCTAAAAATCAATAACTGTGCTTAGTATAATTTTATAAGCCCAAAGGGAAAACAAATTGTCAATTATCTGTAGATAATGTATAACCCCAAACTCTATTTCAACCTCTTATCCAGTATACATTTTGTATTACCACATTTGAAAAAGCCTGTTAATTTGAATACACAGTGAAATTCAAGCCCTAAATAATATCATTCCTCCTGCTTCATCTACCCACCCCCTGAGATCCCTAGCCACTTTAACAGACCTTCATTCTCTTAGTTTCACTTTTTTCTACGCCCTACCAGGAGAAAAAAGAATCTAACTCAGGCCCCAGGGACTATAAAGGCAATGAGGGAGATGGTACAAGACCTGTGTTTTGGTAAAAACTTCCTTCAGGTAAGCCATCCTTGGCAACAGGCAAAGGCAAATCTAAGAAGTATGAAGATCAAGAGAACCACTGACAAAGCAAGGAGTGCTTTATGTAACACAATCCCAAAAGTGGCAAAATAACAGAAGCATTTAAGGTGGGAAATTAGAAATACCATAAAATACAGATTCGGACAAAGAAATCAATCCATTTAACTCTTAATAAATACTAGAAGCATTCAATCCATAAATGCTGAATGATTCTTAATCATATATTGCGATATCAATATAATTAAGAGAAACCAATATAAAGCCTAATTGTAGAAGCACACTATTTATTCACAGGGATCTAATCTTGATTTTCAGAATCTTTATTACACTGATTGTGAAGCAGAAATGTCCCCT
It includes:
- the LOC104670036 gene encoding LOW QUALITY PROTEIN: T-complex protein 11 X-linked protein 2 (The sequence of the model RefSeq protein was modified relative to this genomic sequence to represent the inferred CDS: inserted 1 base in 1 codon), giving the protein MYNAFWNHLKEQLLSTPPDFTCALELLKDVKENRLRNEIEEALDTDLLKQEAEHGALDVPHLSNYILNLMTLLCAPVRDEAIQKLEAITDPVQLLRGIFRVLGLMXMDMVNYTIQSFRPYLQEHSIQYEQAKFQELLDKQPSLLDYTTKWLTKAATDITTPCPSSPDSPSSSRSVACSLPNGAGNNSEPPSPTMVLYQGYLNLLLWDPENEEFPETLLMDRTRLQEMAFQLHQLTVLASVLLVARSFSGEILFSSPEFVDRLKCITKALTEEFISRPEETMLSVSEQVSQEIHQGLEDMGLTTLSSENTASLLGQLQNITKKENCIRSIVDQRIRLFLKCCLLHGMQESLLHFPGGLILIERELAELGWKFLNLMHHNQQVFGPYYAEILKNIIHPAQAQETVVEHN